The proteins below are encoded in one region of Pseudomonas putida NBRC 14164:
- a CDS encoding acetyl/propionyl/methylcrotonyl-CoA carboxylase subunit alpha, whose product MSRPVLTTLLVANRGEIACRIMRTAKAMGLTTVAVHSATDRDARHSREADIRVDLGGTKAAESYLLVDKLLAAAKASGAQAIHPGYGFLSENAGFARAIEQAGLIFLGPPATAIDAMGSKSAAKALMDAAGVPLVPGYHGEAQDLDTFRAAAERIGYPVLLKASAGGGGKGMKVVEEESQLADALASAQREAQSSFGDARMLVEKYVLKPRHVEIQVFADQHGNCLYLNERDCSIQRRHQKVVEEAPAPGLSPELRRAMGEAAVRAAQAIGYVGAGTVEFLLDARGEFFFMEMNTRLQVEHPVTEAITGLDLVAWQIRVACGEPLPITQEQVPLIGHAIEVRLYAEDPANEFLPATGTLALYRESAPGEGRRVDSGVSEGDVVSPFYDPMLGKLIAWGENREQARLRLLAMLDEFAIGGVKTNIAFLHRILAHPAFAAAELDTGFIPRHQDVLLPAPHALPAGFWEAAAEAWLQGQPGHKRDDDRSSPWGAHNGLRLGLPARSSLHLASAGQDQAVALERSAASTWQLAGEQLVHDQAGVRRQHLAIRRDGTLYLHWDGEMHAIQAFDPIAEAEAGHGHQGGLGAPMNGSIVRVLVEPGQVVEAGTALVVLEAMKMEHSIRAPHGGTVKALFCQEGDMVSEGTVLVELAE is encoded by the coding sequence ATGAGCCGCCCCGTTTTGACCACCCTGCTGGTCGCCAACCGTGGCGAAATCGCCTGCCGGATAATGCGCACCGCCAAGGCCATGGGCCTGACCACTGTTGCCGTGCACAGCGCCACCGACCGTGACGCCCGGCACAGCCGCGAAGCGGATATCCGCGTCGACCTGGGCGGCACCAAGGCCGCCGAAAGCTACCTGCTGGTCGACAAGCTGCTGGCCGCTGCCAAGGCCAGCGGTGCCCAGGCCATTCACCCGGGCTATGGTTTTCTGTCGGAGAACGCTGGCTTCGCCCGCGCTATCGAACAGGCCGGGCTGATCTTCCTTGGCCCACCTGCCACCGCCATCGACGCCATGGGCAGCAAGTCGGCGGCCAAGGCGCTGATGGACGCCGCTGGCGTGCCGCTGGTGCCGGGCTATCACGGCGAAGCCCAGGACCTGGACACCTTCCGCGCCGCCGCCGAACGCATCGGCTACCCGGTGCTGCTCAAGGCCAGCGCCGGCGGCGGCGGCAAGGGCATGAAAGTGGTGGAGGAAGAAAGCCAGCTGGCCGACGCCCTGGCCTCGGCCCAGCGTGAGGCGCAGTCGTCGTTCGGCGATGCACGCATGCTGGTGGAAAAGTATGTGCTCAAGCCGCGTCACGTCGAAATCCAGGTATTTGCCGACCAGCACGGCAACTGCCTGTACCTCAACGAACGCGACTGCTCGATTCAGCGCCGCCACCAGAAAGTGGTCGAAGAGGCCCCTGCCCCCGGCCTGTCGCCCGAACTGCGCCGGGCCATGGGCGAAGCGGCGGTGCGTGCGGCGCAGGCTATCGGCTATGTGGGTGCCGGCACCGTGGAGTTTCTGCTCGATGCCCGTGGCGAGTTCTTCTTCATGGAGATGAACACCCGCCTGCAGGTGGAACACCCGGTCACCGAGGCCATCACCGGCTTGGACCTGGTGGCCTGGCAGATTCGCGTGGCCTGCGGCGAGCCCCTGCCGATCACTCAGGAGCAGGTGCCGCTGATCGGCCATGCCATCGAAGTGCGGTTGTACGCCGAAGACCCGGCCAATGAGTTCCTGCCTGCCACCGGCACGCTTGCGCTGTACCGTGAGTCGGCGCCAGGCGAAGGCCGGCGGGTGGACAGCGGGGTCAGCGAAGGCGACGTGGTGTCGCCCTTCTACGACCCGATGCTCGGCAAGCTGATTGCCTGGGGTGAAAACCGCGAACAAGCGCGCCTGCGCTTGCTGGCCATGCTCGACGAGTTCGCCATTGGCGGGGTAAAGACCAACATTGCTTTCCTGCACCGCATTCTCGCCCACCCGGCGTTTGCGGCGGCAGAGCTGGACACCGGCTTCATTCCCCGCCACCAGGATGTGTTGCTGCCGGCGCCCCATGCGCTGCCGGCGGGCTTCTGGGAAGCGGCAGCCGAAGCCTGGCTGCAGGGGCAGCCCGGGCATAAGCGTGATGACGACCGCAGTTCGCCGTGGGGTGCGCACAACGGCCTGCGCTTGGGCCTGCCGGCACGCAGCAGCCTGCATCTGGCAAGCGCCGGGCAGGACCAGGCGGTTGCCTTGGAGCGCAGCGCTGCGTCCACCTGGCAGCTAGCGGGTGAGCAACTGGTGCACGATCAGGCAGGCGTGCGCCGCCAGCATTTGGCAATCCGCCGCGATGGCACCCTGTACCTGCACTGGGATGGCGAGATGCACGCCATTCAGGCCTTCGACCCGATTGCCGAAGCCGAGGCCGGCCACGGCCATCAAGGCGGCCTGGGCGCGCCCATGAACGGCAGCATCGTGCGGGTGCTGGTCGAGCCGGGGCAGGTAGTTGAAGCCGGTACTGCACTGGTGGTGCTAGAGGCCATGAAGATGGAACACAGCATTCGTGCGCCGCATGGCGGAACGGTGAAGGCGTTGTTCTGCCAGGAAGGGGATATGGTCAGCGAAGGGACTGTGTTGGTCGAGCTGGCTGAGTGA
- a CDS encoding LexA family transcriptional regulator, whose amino-acid sequence MNMDRWIALVRKRMETLGLTQEQLAERVGVSQGSVGHWVNKRRQPKIESMNRTFVELGIPHYNVSLELRIHGLVEEVCREEGADNNLDLMQCIACFRYPVLAWSELGVEEREEPGVFEQTDYLAQGKAFWLTVENDAMSAVSGRSVPQGMRMLVDPGVEAEAGRLVIARQPGKPAIFRELAEEGGQRYLKALNGNYPALLCEEGCEILGVVVRVHGAF is encoded by the coding sequence ATGAATATGGATAGATGGATTGCCCTCGTCCGCAAGAGGATGGAGACGTTAGGGCTCACTCAAGAGCAGCTTGCCGAGCGCGTTGGAGTGTCTCAGGGCAGCGTGGGGCATTGGGTGAACAAGCGGCGACAGCCAAAGATCGAGTCGATGAACCGCACGTTTGTCGAGCTTGGTATTCCTCATTACAACGTCAGCCTGGAGTTGCGTATTCATGGTCTGGTTGAGGAGGTTTGCCGGGAGGAGGGCGCTGATAACAATCTGGACCTCATGCAGTGCATCGCGTGTTTCCGCTACCCGGTGCTGGCCTGGAGCGAGCTAGGTGTTGAAGAGCGTGAGGAGCCGGGTGTGTTCGAGCAGACGGACTACCTGGCCCAGGGCAAGGCTTTCTGGCTGACGGTTGAAAATGACGCGATGAGCGCTGTCAGTGGTCGGAGCGTGCCACAGGGCATGCGGATGCTGGTCGACCCGGGCGTGGAGGCTGAGGCTGGGCGGTTGGTCATCGCTCGTCAGCCGGGCAAACCGGCGATTTTCCGCGAGTTGGCCGAGGAAGGTGGGCAGCGTTATTTGAAGGCACTGAACGGCAACTACCCGGCGCTACTATGCGAAGAAGGTTGCGAGATCCTGGGAGTAGTCGTGCGGGTGCATGGGGCCTTCTAG
- a CDS encoding DUF6124 family protein, whose product MKPPKNDETDLDSEAARRALDYYLNPKPQRPTLDNKIWTLHESVTGDQAREHAIALLRCAAATAQETASHQHGSQRELTYALMHMVDMARALLEHKRAADPDF is encoded by the coding sequence ATGAAACCACCGAAAAACGACGAAACAGATCTCGACAGCGAAGCCGCCCGCCGCGCCCTCGACTACTACCTCAACCCCAAGCCGCAGCGCCCGACCCTCGACAACAAGATCTGGACCCTGCACGAGAGCGTCACCGGCGACCAGGCCCGGGAGCACGCCATCGCCCTGCTGCGCTGCGCCGCCGCTACAGCGCAGGAAACCGCCAGCCACCAGCACGGCAGCCAGCGCGAGCTGACCTACGCGTTGATGCATATGGTGGACATGGCCCGCGCCCTGCTGGAGCACAAGCGCGCCGCAGATCCGGATTTCTGA
- a CDS encoding gamma-carboxygeranoyl-CoA hydratase translates to MSDFSTLEVIRDPRGFATLWLSREDKNNAFNAQMIRELIVAIDRLAEDASLRFVLLRGRGRHFSAGADLAWMQQSAQLDFNTNLDDAHELGELMYALHRLKTPTLAVVQGAAFGGALGLISCCDMAIGAEDAQLCLSEVRIGLAPAVISPFVVKAIGERSARRYALTAERFSGIRARELGLLAEVYPASELDAQVEAWVNNLLQNSPQALRATKDLLREVDDGELSPALRRYCENTIARIRVSAEGQEGLRAFLEKRRPAWQTDDKKEPRP, encoded by the coding sequence ATGAGCGATTTCAGCACCCTTGAAGTGATCCGTGACCCACGCGGCTTCGCCACCTTGTGGCTGAGCCGCGAGGACAAGAACAACGCCTTCAACGCGCAGATGATCCGCGAGCTGATCGTGGCCATCGACCGCCTGGCCGAAGACGCCAGCCTGCGTTTTGTGCTGCTGCGCGGCCGTGGCAGGCACTTCAGCGCCGGCGCCGACCTGGCCTGGATGCAGCAGTCGGCGCAGCTGGACTTCAACACCAACCTGGATGATGCCCACGAACTGGGCGAGCTGATGTACGCCCTGCACCGCCTCAAGACGCCAACCCTGGCCGTGGTGCAAGGTGCAGCCTTTGGCGGCGCGCTGGGCCTGATCAGCTGCTGTGACATGGCCATCGGCGCCGAAGACGCCCAGTTGTGCCTGTCGGAAGTCCGCATTGGCTTGGCCCCGGCAGTCATCAGCCCCTTCGTGGTCAAGGCGATTGGTGAACGCTCCGCGCGCCGCTATGCCCTCACTGCCGAGCGTTTCAGCGGCATACGGGCCCGCGAGCTGGGGCTGCTGGCCGAGGTGTACCCGGCCAGTGAGCTGGACGCCCAGGTCGAAGCGTGGGTGAACAACCTGCTGCAGAACAGCCCGCAAGCGTTGCGCGCCACCAAGGACTTGCTGCGCGAAGTGGACGACGGCGAACTCAGCCCGGCCCTGCGCCGCTACTGCGAGAACACCATCGCCCGCATCCGCGTCAGTGCCGAAGGCCAGGAGGGCCTGCGCGCTTTCCTGGAAAAACGCCGCCCCGCCTGGCAAACCGATGACAAGAAGGAACCGCGCCCATGA
- a CDS encoding carboxyl transferase domain-containing protein produces the protein MATLHTQINPRSAEFAGNSAAMLEQVQALRGLLAQVAQGGGPKAQERHTSRGKLLPRERIDRLLDPGSPFLEIGQLAAHEVYGEDVPAAGVIAGIGRVEGVECMIVANDATVKGGSYYPLTVKKHLRAQTIAQQNRLPCIYLVDSGGANLPRQDEVFPDREHFGRIFFNQANMSAQGIPQIAVVMGSCTAGGAYVPAMADEAIMVRQQATIFLAGPPLVKAATGEVVSAEDLGGADVHCRTSGVADHYADNDEHALAIARRSVANLNWHKLGKLQRLAPVAPLYAADELYGVVPADAKQPFDVREVIARLVDGSVFDEFKALFGTTLVCGFAHLHGYPVAILANNGILFAEAAQKGAHFIELACQRGIPLLFLQNITGFMVGKKYEEGGIAKHGAKLVTAVACAQVPKFTVIIGGSFGAGNYGMCGRAYDPRFLWMWPNARIGVMGAEQAAGVLAQVKREQSERSGQPFSAEDEARLKQPILDQYEHQGHPYYSSARLWDDGVIDPAQTRDVLGLALSAALNAPIEQSRFGIFRM, from the coding sequence ATGGCTACCTTGCACACCCAGATCAACCCGCGTTCGGCGGAGTTCGCCGGCAACAGCGCGGCCATGCTCGAACAGGTTCAGGCCCTGCGCGGCCTGCTCGCCCAGGTGGCACAGGGCGGCGGGCCCAAAGCCCAGGAACGGCACACGTCGCGTGGCAAGCTGCTGCCGCGCGAACGCATCGACCGCCTGCTGGACCCGGGCTCGCCATTCCTCGAAATCGGCCAGCTGGCTGCCCATGAGGTATACGGCGAAGACGTGCCCGCCGCTGGCGTGATCGCCGGCATCGGCCGCGTCGAAGGCGTGGAATGCATGATCGTGGCCAACGACGCCACGGTCAAAGGCGGTTCGTACTACCCGCTGACGGTGAAGAAGCACCTGCGTGCGCAAACCATCGCCCAGCAGAACCGCCTGCCGTGCATCTACCTGGTGGATTCGGGCGGCGCCAACCTGCCGCGCCAGGACGAAGTGTTCCCCGACCGCGAGCATTTCGGGCGGATCTTCTTCAACCAGGCCAACATGAGCGCCCAGGGCATCCCGCAGATTGCCGTGGTGATGGGCTCGTGCACAGCTGGCGGCGCCTACGTACCGGCCATGGCCGACGAAGCGATCATGGTGCGCCAGCAGGCGACCATCTTCCTCGCCGGCCCGCCGCTGGTAAAAGCCGCCACAGGTGAAGTGGTGAGCGCCGAAGACCTGGGTGGCGCCGATGTGCATTGCCGCACCAGCGGCGTGGCCGACCACTACGCGGATAACGACGAGCACGCCCTGGCCATCGCCCGGCGCAGTGTGGCCAACCTCAACTGGCACAAGCTGGGCAAGCTGCAGCGCCTGGCACCGGTGGCGCCGCTGTATGCCGCCGACGAGCTGTATGGCGTGGTGCCAGCCGATGCCAAGCAACCGTTCGACGTGCGTGAAGTGATCGCGCGGCTGGTCGATGGCTCGGTGTTCGATGAGTTCAAAGCCCTGTTCGGCACCACCCTGGTGTGCGGCTTCGCCCACCTGCATGGCTACCCGGTGGCGATCCTGGCCAACAACGGCATCCTGTTCGCCGAAGCCGCGCAAAAAGGTGCGCACTTCATCGAGCTGGCCTGCCAGCGTGGCATCCCGCTGCTGTTCCTGCAAAACATCACCGGCTTTATGGTGGGCAAGAAGTACGAAGAAGGCGGCATCGCCAAGCACGGCGCCAAGCTGGTCACCGCCGTGGCCTGTGCCCAGGTGCCGAAGTTCACGGTGATCATTGGCGGCAGCTTTGGCGCCGGCAACTACGGCATGTGCGGCCGCGCGTACGACCCGCGCTTTTTGTGGATGTGGCCCAACGCGCGCATTGGCGTGATGGGTGCCGAACAGGCCGCTGGCGTGCTGGCGCAGGTCAAGCGCGAGCAAAGCGAGCGCAGCGGCCAGCCCTTCAGTGCCGAGGACGAGGCCAGGCTCAAGCAACCGATCCTCGACCAGTACGAGCACCAGGGCCACCCCTACTATTCCAGCGCCCGCCTGTGGGACGACGGCGTCATCGACCCGGCACAAACCCGCGATGTACTTGGCCTGGCGTTGTCTGCCGCGCTGAACGCACCGATCGAACAGAGCCGCTTCGGCATTTTCCGGATGTGA
- a CDS encoding LysR family transcriptional regulator, producing the protein MTPTTTTLARDPEAKRFLNDRLDWNLLRTFLVIGQEGSISRAAARLHLSQPAVSQALRRLEEQLDSALVVRRGPRINLSKAGEEVMQIAAELYGTVSRLGPALDSPAETVTGKIRLLSISRIQSRAYDDFLAQFHSDYPQVELEIDVLRSSDVASGLLQKTASFGLSLCRTPQPRLEQRVLLEQRYAFFCGKRHRLFGRKNLTVADLQGENFVSFTSDQMGGNLSPLTVFRDQQGFTGRIVASSPSLDEILRLVGAGYGIGCLPEHIVAADVQANELWRLPPWEGVIDVNVYLLWNREQKLTQAESIFLERFQQMLMTTDPAERF; encoded by the coding sequence ATGACGCCGACGACAACGACCCTCGCAAGAGACCCCGAAGCCAAGCGTTTCCTCAATGACCGCCTCGATTGGAACTTGTTGCGCACCTTTCTGGTGATCGGCCAAGAGGGCAGCATCAGCCGGGCCGCGGCACGCCTGCACCTCAGCCAGCCGGCCGTTAGCCAGGCGCTCAGGCGCCTGGAGGAGCAGCTGGACAGTGCCTTGGTGGTACGCCGCGGGCCACGCATCAACCTGTCAAAGGCGGGGGAGGAAGTAATGCAGATCGCGGCCGAGCTGTACGGCACGGTCTCGCGGCTGGGGCCTGCGCTGGACAGCCCGGCCGAGACGGTGACAGGCAAGATCCGTCTGCTCAGCATCAGCCGCATCCAGTCGCGTGCCTACGATGACTTCCTTGCACAATTTCACAGCGACTATCCGCAGGTGGAGCTGGAAATAGACGTGCTGCGCAGTTCGGATGTGGCCAGTGGTTTGTTGCAGAAGACCGCATCATTCGGTTTGAGCCTGTGCCGCACCCCCCAGCCCCGGCTGGAGCAACGGGTGCTGCTCGAACAGCGCTACGCGTTTTTCTGCGGCAAGCGCCATCGCTTGTTTGGTCGCAAGAACCTTACCGTGGCCGACTTGCAGGGCGAGAACTTCGTGAGCTTCACCAGTGACCAAATGGGCGGCAACCTGTCGCCGCTGACGGTGTTTCGTGATCAGCAGGGGTTTACCGGGCGTATCGTCGCATCTTCACCGAGCCTGGATGAAATCCTGCGGCTGGTGGGGGCCGGTTATGGCATTGGTTGCCTGCCGGAGCACATCGTCGCGGCGGATGTGCAGGCCAATGAGCTGTGGCGCTTGCCGCCGTGGGAAGGGGTGATCGATGTGAACGTGTACCTGCTCTGGAACCGGGAGCAGAAGTTGACGCAGGCCGAGTCGATCTTTCTGGAGCGGTTCCAGCAAATGCTAATGACTACAGACCCGGCCGAGCGCTTTTGA
- a CDS encoding LexA family protein — protein sequence MENWNAFLKRYKREHNLSQLKLAERLGMTQGGVGHWLRGTRRPTLETINEKLEKLGLVFLEAQVMVVERDILREAPGRYAVEQPVSAQALLYASFRFPVLTWADLQGPLPEAGKCHEQTDYMPAGNAFWLVVENDSMNAASGKSVPEGMRVLVDTGLQAEPGKLVIARQPGRPAVLRQLVEEGGDKMLKPLNTRYPTILCEEGCEFLGVVVRVHGAF from the coding sequence ATGGAAAACTGGAACGCATTTCTCAAGCGCTACAAGCGCGAACACAACCTCAGCCAGCTGAAGCTGGCCGAACGGCTGGGCATGACTCAGGGTGGCGTGGGTCATTGGCTACGTGGCACGCGGCGGCCGACGCTGGAAACCATCAACGAAAAGCTGGAGAAACTGGGCCTGGTGTTTCTGGAGGCACAAGTCATGGTGGTAGAGCGTGACATCTTGCGCGAAGCCCCTGGGCGCTATGCGGTCGAGCAGCCGGTATCAGCCCAAGCGCTGCTTTATGCAAGCTTCCGCTTCCCGGTTCTGACCTGGGCTGACTTGCAGGGGCCTTTACCTGAAGCGGGCAAATGCCACGAACAGACGGATTACATGCCCGCAGGCAATGCGTTCTGGCTAGTGGTGGAAAACGACTCGATGAATGCAGCCAGTGGCAAGAGCGTGCCTGAGGGCATGCGAGTGCTGGTGGACACCGGCCTGCAGGCAGAACCCGGCAAGTTGGTGATTGCGCGGCAGCCGGGGCGGCCTGCAGTGTTGCGGCAGTTGGTCGAGGAGGGTGGCGACAAGATGCTCAAACCGTTGAATACGCGCTATCCGACAATCCTGTGTGAAGAGGGCTGCGAGTTTCTGGGTGTGGTCGTGCGGGTGCATGGGGCCTTCTAG
- a CDS encoding isovaleryl-CoA dehydrogenase has protein sequence MHYPSLNFALGETIDMLRDQVRTFVAAELAPRAAQIDHDNLFPADMWRKFGDMGLLGITVSEEYGGAGLGYLAHVVSMEEISRASASVALSYGAHSNLCVNQINRNGTHEQKLKYLPKLISGEHIGALAMSEPNAGSDVVSMKLRAEKRGDHYVLNGSKTWITNGPDANTYVIYAKTDLDQGAHGITAFIVERDWKGFSRSNKFDKLGMRGSNTCELFFDDVEVPAENILGQLNGGVRVLMSGLDYERVVLSGGPTGIMQSCMDLVVPYIHDRKQFGQSIGEFQLIQGKIADMYTQLNASRAYLYAVAQACDRGETTRKDAAGVILYTAERATQMALEAIQILGGNGYINEFPAGRLLRDAKLYEIGAGTSEIRRMLIGRELFNETR, from the coding sequence GATCGACCACGACAACCTGTTCCCCGCCGACATGTGGCGCAAGTTCGGCGACATGGGCCTGCTGGGCATCACGGTGTCGGAAGAGTATGGCGGCGCCGGCCTTGGCTACCTGGCCCACGTGGTGTCGATGGAAGAAATCAGCCGTGCCTCGGCCTCGGTGGCACTGTCCTACGGCGCCCATTCCAACCTGTGCGTCAACCAGATCAACCGCAACGGCACCCATGAACAGAAGCTCAAGTACCTGCCCAAGCTGATCAGCGGCGAGCACATCGGTGCGCTGGCCATGAGCGAGCCCAACGCCGGCTCCGACGTGGTATCGATGAAACTGCGCGCCGAAAAGCGCGGCGATCACTACGTGCTCAACGGCAGCAAGACCTGGATCACCAATGGCCCCGACGCCAACACCTACGTGATCTACGCCAAGACCGACCTGGACCAGGGCGCGCACGGCATTACCGCGTTCATCGTCGAGCGTGACTGGAAAGGTTTCAGCCGCAGCAACAAGTTCGACAAGCTGGGCATGCGCGGGTCCAACACCTGCGAGCTGTTCTTCGATGACGTGGAAGTGCCGGCAGAAAACATACTCGGCCAGCTCAACGGCGGCGTACGCGTGCTGATGAGCGGCCTGGACTACGAGCGCGTGGTGCTGTCCGGCGGCCCGACCGGCATCATGCAAAGCTGTATGGACCTGGTGGTGCCCTACATCCATGACCGCAAGCAGTTCGGCCAGAGCATCGGCGAGTTCCAGCTGATCCAGGGCAAGATCGCCGACATGTACACCCAACTGAACGCCAGCCGCGCCTACCTCTATGCCGTGGCCCAGGCCTGCGACCGTGGCGAGACCACCCGCAAGGACGCCGCAGGGGTCATCCTCTACACCGCCGAACGCGCCACACAAATGGCCCTGGAGGCGATCCAGATTCTCGGCGGCAACGGCTACATCAACGAATTCCCGGCGGGCCGCCTGCTGCGCGATGCCAAGCTGTACGAAATCGGTGCCGGCACCAGCGAAATCCGCCGGATGCTGATTGGCCGCGAACTGTTCAACGAAACCCGCTGA
- a CDS encoding DUF4880 domain-containing protein: MTRLLLPLEHPTPVAEHDADHALLHALKRLPRRVQQVFLLNRLDQLDFATIAARLDLPLASIERNMDQALQAGRSRRDVLSSVAGQWYVRLQSPQVTACERIDFRRWLDADTANLQAFHETELRWRSLLAPARQLGHDGWYRQGRAALSLGGCSIALGLGVAALVLFGLWA; this comes from the coding sequence ATGACCCGTCTGCTACTGCCGCTTGAACACCCAACGCCTGTTGCCGAACACGATGCCGACCATGCCCTGCTGCACGCCCTGAAGCGGCTGCCCCGCCGCGTGCAGCAAGTGTTCCTGCTCAACCGCCTCGACCAGTTGGATTTCGCCACCATCGCCGCCCGCCTCGACCTGCCCTTGGCGAGCATCGAGCGGAACATGGACCAGGCGCTGCAGGCCGGTCGCTCGCGTCGTGATGTGCTGTCGAGCGTTGCAGGGCAATGGTATGTGCGCTTGCAGAGCCCACAGGTGACGGCTTGCGAAAGGATCGACTTTCGTCGCTGGCTGGATGCGGATACGGCGAACCTGCAGGCGTTTCACGAAACGGAACTGCGCTGGCGCAGCCTGCTGGCGCCGGCACGGCAACTGGGCCATGACGGCTGGTACCGGCAAGGCCGGGCGGCACTGTCGCTGGGCGGGTGCTCGATCGCGCTCGGGCTTGGCGTGGCGGCCTTGGTGCTGTTTGGACTCTGGGCCTGA